The Rathayibacter caricis DSM 15933 genomic sequence CAGGTCGTGGATCTCTGCCACGTATGTGCAGGCGCGGAAAAGCTCCGCTCAGGGGGCGTCCTGATCGCGAAATGCGCCGGCATGGCGACGCAGAAGCACCGAGGCGAACTAGAGCGCTGGGGTGGATGCCTGCTGGGCCTCTTGTGGTGCGGCGAGGGGCGAGGGAGCAGCGCCGAGGAGGGGGTCGAGGAGGGCGAGTACGGCCGGCAGGTCTATTGACGGGTCGAGGAGCCACTGCACTTGAATACCGTCGAAGGCGGCGAGCACGAGTGTGGCGATCGCTTCCGCGGGGCCGCCTGGGGGAGTGGCTCCGGTTCGTCGGCCTTCTTCGATTGCTTCGACGAGGATCGCGCGCCCGTTGGCGAATCGTTGTGCGATGTGTTCGCGGGCGAGCTCGTTGGTGGGTTCGACTGCGGCCGCGAGGAGGCTGGTGTAGAGCGCGATGAGGCCTGGGACTTGCAGGTTCTTCTCCGCGGTCGCCTGGAACTGATCGCGGATGGTGGGGCGTTCGTCGTGAGCGAGAGCTTCGGCGGCGCGTGCGTCGCGTTCGAGCACGACGGCGAGCTTGAGGTCTTCGAGGGAGGAGAAGTAGTTCTTGATCGCCGAGTGCTCGAAGCCGATTTGTGCGGCGATGGCG encodes the following:
- a CDS encoding TetR/AcrR family transcriptional regulator, whose product is MSEARPRGRYAKGIRRRQEILDRALEVFAERGAAGTSLRAIAAQIGFEHSAIKNYFSSLEDLKLAVVLERDARAAEALAHDERPTIRDQFQATAEKNLQVPGLIALYTSLLAAAVEPTNELAREHIAQRFANGRAILVEAIEEGRRTGATPPGGPAEAIATLVLAAFDGIQVQWLLDPSIDLPAVLALLDPLLGAAPSPLAAPQEAQQASTPAL